The window GACCGCAAGGGTGTATTCTCTGCCTCTTCTTTGCTACAAATAAGGGGAGAAATAAACATAAAGCTTTCAAACCCTACCTCCCATACAACATCAGAGATTCTCTCTTTAATCTCATTATCAAGATAGGCAACCTTTACAAATACATCCATATCTGAATATTCATCCGGATTGCCTCTGGCTCGCGAACCAAAAACTATAAGCTCTATAATCTGAACAAACTCTGATAATCTTTTCTTTAATCTTATAGCTATCTCATAATCCCTGGAACTCATTTTGTCCATTTCTCATCTATCCTCATCACTTCTAAATCAATCCCCTAATGGTTGGGGCGTAGTGGGTTGTCCCAACGTCGGGTCATGGTCTCCCACTGACCTTTATTGAAGAGCCTATACTCAATA of the bacterium genome contains:
- a CDS encoding nucleotidyltransferase domain-containing protein, which codes for MDKMSSRDYEIAIRLKKRLSEFVQIIELIVFGSRARGNPDEYSDMDVFVKVAYLDNEIKERISDVVWEVGFESFMFISPLICSKEEAENTPLRSAPIIKNISEQGVSI